One part of the Janthinobacterium sp. 17J80-10 genome encodes these proteins:
- the treY gene encoding malto-oligosyltrehalose synthase has product MITVPTATARLQLHKDFSFAHAIEVLPYYAALGISHIYSSPILTARSGSTHGYDIVDPTRVNAELGGEAGLRLFVAAIRQAGMGLILDIVPNHMGIGAENPWWQHVLEWGEESPYARWFDIEWHPADEILDGKVMAPFLGQPYGDALAAGEIRLEYNPTRGKFFLAYYTHSFPIAPPDYLTILQTAASELLHQAVAAFDAGRNEQGVLPQQNVDAGIALLRELGSSEEGLTAIQAAVAAFAPDTPQGREALHSLLERQHYRLAWWRCAADGINWRRFFEVTDLVGVRVEQDDVFEATHALIFRLYTEGLIDGVRIDHVDGLADPGAYCRKLRNRLRALSSQRPTDLPPAPAYIIAEKILAHQESLRLDWEIDGTSGYDFMDRAGALLHDPAGEAPLSALWMRCSGRALDFPAEVRQARRQLLANNLSGEFESAARALHAVAHTDLRTRDFSLGAIRRVYAELLTHFPVYRTYVDDNGGNELDRQVIEHTLESARQSVERTEIPLLEVVACWLAGDPPRDPDNPRVRFLMQRAITRFQQLTPPLAAKSVEDTAFYRYGRLLSRNEVGSDPCQFAISIDAFHEANRQRALLFPNSLLATATHDHKRGEDLRARLAVLSECHADWEACVQEWMQINAGCRRSVPEESGAPPAVAPHPADELMLYQMLAGAWPVGLKSDDCEGVMQFAARLERWQTKALREAKQVSDWVSPNEEYEAACREFLFAILDGAAQRPFLERLAALIERITPAGIINSLAQAVLRMTSPGIPDLYQGTDLWDFSLVDPDNRRAVDHALRADLLLQYDSPITGMTGWESGWLKQQIVCRTLQLRAREPELFLRGSYVPLQITGPHAGHVVAFARRLEDRTILVMVTHLAASLLGNAPVHLIPSVAWEGTRAAVGGELPSCWQDIYTGTVITTEAGLLELGTVLALLPVAVLESR; this is encoded by the coding sequence GTGATCACGGTACCGACCGCGACTGCGAGGCTGCAGTTGCACAAGGACTTCAGCTTTGCCCATGCCATCGAAGTCTTGCCTTACTACGCCGCGCTCGGCATCAGCCATATCTACTCATCTCCCATCCTGACGGCGCGCAGCGGTTCGACGCATGGTTACGACATTGTCGACCCGACCCGTGTCAACGCCGAGCTGGGCGGCGAGGCGGGCTTGCGCCTGTTTGTGGCCGCCATCCGGCAGGCAGGCATGGGATTGATTCTCGATATCGTGCCAAATCATATGGGTATCGGCGCCGAGAATCCATGGTGGCAGCACGTGCTGGAGTGGGGGGAAGAAAGCCCCTATGCGCGGTGGTTCGACATTGAATGGCATCCTGCCGACGAGATCCTGGACGGCAAGGTCATGGCGCCGTTCCTGGGGCAGCCCTATGGCGATGCGCTTGCTGCCGGCGAAATCCGGCTGGAGTATAACCCCACCCGCGGCAAATTCTTTCTTGCCTATTACACGCATAGTTTCCCGATTGCGCCGCCAGATTATCTGACTATATTGCAGACGGCAGCGAGCGAGCTGCTGCACCAGGCGGTGGCTGCCTTTGATGCGGGACGCAACGAGCAGGGCGTCCTGCCGCAGCAGAATGTGGACGCAGGAATCGCCTTGCTGCGCGAACTCGGCAGCAGCGAGGAGGGGCTTACCGCGATTCAGGCTGCGGTCGCCGCCTTTGCGCCCGACACTCCACAGGGCCGGGAAGCATTGCATTCCTTGCTGGAACGGCAGCACTACCGGCTTGCCTGGTGGCGCTGTGCCGCCGACGGCATCAACTGGCGCAGGTTTTTCGAGGTGACCGACCTGGTCGGCGTAAGGGTGGAGCAGGACGACGTGTTCGAGGCCACTCACGCGCTGATTTTCCGCCTTTATACCGAGGGACTGATTGACGGCGTGCGTATCGACCATGTCGATGGACTGGCCGATCCAGGTGCATATTGCCGCAAGCTGCGCAATCGCTTGCGGGCCTTGTCGTCGCAGCGCCCCACGGATCTGCCGCCGGCGCCTGCCTATATCATCGCCGAGAAAATTCTCGCGCATCAGGAATCCTTGCGGCTGGACTGGGAAATCGATGGCACCAGCGGTTATGACTTCATGGACCGCGCCGGCGCACTGCTGCATGACCCCGCTGGCGAGGCGCCCTTGTCCGCCTTGTGGATGCGATGCAGCGGACGCGCGCTGGATTTTCCCGCTGAAGTGCGGCAGGCCAGGCGGCAACTGCTTGCCAACAACCTGTCTGGCGAGTTCGAGTCGGCGGCACGTGCGCTGCATGCCGTGGCGCACACCGACCTGCGCACGCGCGATTTTTCTCTCGGTGCGATTCGCCGGGTGTACGCCGAACTGCTGACGCATTTTCCTGTTTACCGTACTTACGTCGACGACAACGGCGGCAATGAACTGGACCGGCAAGTCATCGAACATACGCTGGAATCTGCCAGGCAAAGCGTCGAGCGTACTGAAATCCCCTTGCTCGAGGTCGTCGCGTGCTGGCTGGCCGGTGATCCGCCGCGCGATCCCGATAATCCAAGGGTACGCTTCCTGATGCAGCGGGCAATTACCCGATTTCAGCAATTGACGCCGCCCCTGGCAGCGAAATCCGTCGAAGATACGGCGTTTTACCGGTATGGACGGCTGTTGTCGCGCAATGAAGTGGGCTCGGACCCCTGCCAGTTTGCCATCAGCATTGACGCGTTTCACGAAGCGAACCGGCAGCGTGCACTGCTGTTCCCGAATTCGCTCCTGGCGACTGCCACCCACGACCACAAGCGTGGCGAAGATCTGCGCGCGCGCCTGGCGGTACTAAGCGAATGCCATGCGGACTGGGAGGCGTGCGTACAGGAGTGGATGCAAATCAATGCCGGCTGCCGCCGCAGCGTGCCCGAGGAGAGCGGCGCGCCGCCAGCAGTCGCGCCGCATCCGGCAGATGAATTGATGCTGTATCAGATGCTGGCAGGTGCCTGGCCTGTTGGCCTGAAGTCAGATGACTGTGAAGGCGTCATGCAGTTTGCCGCGCGCCTCGAACGATGGCAAACCAAAGCCCTGCGCGAGGCCAAGCAGGTAAGCGACTGGGTATCGCCGAACGAAGAGTACGAGGCGGCGTGCCGAGAGTTCCTGTTTGCGATTCTCGACGGCGCCGCGCAACGGCCGTTCTTGGAGCGCCTTGCCGCGCTTATCGAGCGGATTACGCCAGCCGGCATCATCAACAGCCTGGCCCAGGCGGTGCTGCGCATGACCTCGCCGGGCATACCCGATCTCTACCAGGGGACGGACCTGTGGGATTTCAGCCTGGTAGATCCGGATAACCGGCGCGCTGTCGACCATGCCTTGCGCGCCGATTTGCTGCTGCAGTACGATTCCCCCATCACCGGCATGACAGGGTGGGAATCGGGATGGCTCAAGCAACAGATCGTTTGCCGCACGTTGCAATTGCGGGCAAGGGAACCGGAACTGTTTTTACGCGGCAGTTACGTGCCATTGCAAATCACCGGACCCCACGCCGGGCATGTCGTCGCCTTTGCACGCCGCCTGGAGGACCGGACCATACTGGTAATGGTCACGCACCTTGCCGCATCGCTTCTGGGTAACGCGCCGGTCCACCTGATACCCAGCGTTGCGTGGGAGGGTACCAGGGCCGCAGTGGGCGGGGAGTTGCCTAGTTGCTGGCAGGATATTTATACCGGAACCGTGATCACGACAGAAGCAGGCCTGCTCGAACTCGGTACGGTGCTTGCTCTGCTGCCGGTTGCGGTACTCGAATCCCGATGA
- a CDS encoding c-type cytochrome — MRRSMLMVMLSASLLPGLAMANADLAKSKNCLGCHAVNNKVLGPSFKDVATKYAGQKGAEDQLVQKVLKGSTGTWGAIAMPANNVTEQEAHTLVKWILATK, encoded by the coding sequence ATGCGTCGTTCGATGTTGATGGTAATGTTATCGGCCAGCTTGCTGCCTGGTCTGGCAATGGCGAACGCCGACCTGGCCAAGTCAAAAAACTGCCTGGGCTGCCATGCAGTCAACAATAAAGTGCTTGGCCCTTCTTTCAAGGATGTGGCGACAAAATATGCCGGCCAGAAGGGCGCGGAAGACCAGCTCGTGCAAAAGGTATTGAAAGGCAGCACGGGAACCTGGGGGGCAATTGCAATGCCCGCTAATAATGTGACCGAACAGGAAGCCCATACATTGGTGAAATGGATCCTTGCAACCAAATAA
- the malQ gene encoding 4-alpha-glucanotransferase, whose amino-acid sequence MIPTQILTLARAAGLEPSWTNAFGEPREVGEESLRTILEALGYPCASESQYRDSMARLDALQNDASLPALLTATAGKVIHLGAAGGTAGNICRIDLESGAHIEARIRDDGKGGGELEPVDEPGYHQLHIGGAVATLAVAPQRCFGVGDAVGKLYQRRWDDPRLWGLGVQLYSLRRAGDGGVGDFTALATLAQAAARQGAAALAISPVHAMFSADVTRFSPYGPSSRLFLNALHIDPAAVLGQDAMARALAELGPDAAARYAALEEPCLIDWPAAAALRLALLRRLYERFIADAGSEEFEAFVRKGGRALQDHVRFETLHAWQLDHGGSGDWRTWAGGLRDPRSMAVTDFAREHERETRFHEFLQWQAARGLGLAQQAARAAGMPIGLITDLAVGADNDGSQAWSRQGEIINGLSVGAPPDVLNTRGQSWGLGAFSPLAMKAKGFGAYIEMLRATFAYAGGARIDHALGLGRMWLVPAGASPEQGGYLRYPMQDLLRLIALESWRHRAIVIGEDLGTVPPGFDVQLSEAGLLGIRVLLFQQQNGRFLRPDEWPKHAIATTTTHDLPTIAGWWQGHDITLRTRLDLLMPGQSESDARLERSRERDALQQAMHAFEAQTNDTALAAAGASVPLDTAVAFVAATPAPLAMLPIEDALGLVEQPNLPGTIDSHPNWRRRLPLPVEKVLDEPQVASRLAILNKTRTCKEKP is encoded by the coding sequence ATGATTCCCACGCAGATTCTGACCCTCGCCCGGGCGGCCGGCCTCGAACCATCGTGGACCAATGCCTTCGGAGAGCCACGGGAAGTCGGCGAGGAAAGCCTGCGCACGATCCTTGAAGCGCTCGGATATCCCTGTGCAAGTGAAAGCCAGTACCGGGACAGCATGGCGCGGCTGGATGCATTGCAAAATGATGCTTCCTTGCCAGCGCTTCTGACTGCCACTGCCGGAAAGGTCATTCACCTTGGTGCGGCTGGAGGGACAGCCGGCAACATCTGCCGCATAGACCTGGAAAGCGGTGCGCACATCGAAGCGCGCATCCGTGACGACGGCAAAGGCGGGGGCGAGCTTGAACCGGTCGACGAGCCCGGTTATCACCAGTTGCATATCGGCGGCGCTGTTGCAACGCTTGCAGTCGCACCGCAGCGCTGCTTCGGGGTTGGCGATGCTGTCGGCAAGCTTTACCAGCGGCGCTGGGACGACCCGCGGCTATGGGGATTGGGTGTGCAATTGTATTCGCTGCGGCGCGCCGGAGACGGCGGCGTCGGCGATTTCACGGCGCTCGCCACGCTGGCGCAAGCGGCTGCCCGGCAGGGCGCCGCGGCGCTGGCGATCAGCCCCGTGCACGCCATGTTCAGCGCGGATGTAACGCGATTCAGTCCTTACGGACCTTCCAGCCGCTTGTTCTTGAATGCCTTGCACATCGACCCTGCAGCAGTGCTTGGGCAAGACGCAATGGCGCGGGCGCTGGCCGAACTCGGGCCGGATGCCGCCGCACGTTATGCGGCACTGGAAGAACCCTGCCTGATCGACTGGCCGGCAGCTGCCGCCTTGCGGCTGGCGTTGTTGCGCCGATTGTACGAGCGCTTTATCGCAGATGCAGGCAGTGAAGAATTCGAGGCATTTGTCCGGAAAGGCGGCAGAGCGCTGCAGGATCATGTGCGCTTCGAGACGCTCCATGCCTGGCAACTGGACCACGGCGGCAGCGGTGACTGGCGCACCTGGGCTGGCGGCTTGCGTGACCCGCGCAGCATGGCGGTGACGGATTTCGCGCGGGAGCACGAGCGCGAGACAAGGTTCCATGAGTTCCTGCAGTGGCAGGCGGCACGCGGCCTTGGCCTTGCGCAACAGGCTGCGCGTGCTGCCGGCATGCCGATTGGCCTGATCACCGATCTTGCCGTCGGCGCTGACAACGACGGCAGCCAGGCCTGGAGCCGGCAGGGGGAAATCATCAATGGCTTGTCCGTCGGCGCGCCGCCGGATGTACTCAATACGCGGGGACAGAGCTGGGGGCTGGGAGCCTTTTCGCCGCTGGCCATGAAAGCAAAGGGCTTTGGCGCCTATATTGAGATGCTGCGAGCGACGTTTGCCTATGCCGGTGGAGCGCGCATCGACCATGCATTGGGCCTGGGACGCATGTGGCTGGTGCCGGCGGGTGCGTCGCCGGAGCAGGGGGGCTATCTGCGCTATCCCATGCAGGACCTGCTGCGCCTGATCGCCCTGGAATCCTGGCGGCACCGCGCCATTGTCATCGGCGAGGATCTCGGCACGGTGCCTCCCGGTTTCGATGTCCAGCTTTCGGAGGCGGGCCTGCTCGGAATCAGGGTATTGCTGTTCCAGCAGCAGAACGGACGTTTCCTGCGCCCCGACGAGTGGCCCAAGCACGCGATTGCGACCACCACCACGCACGACTTGCCGACGATTGCGGGCTGGTGGCAAGGGCACGATATCACGTTGCGCACGCGGCTCGACCTGCTGATGCCTGGCCAGTCCGAAAGCGATGCACGCCTGGAACGCTCACGCGAGCGCGACGCCCTGCAGCAGGCCATGCATGCTTTCGAGGCCCAGACTAACGATACCGCCCTGGCGGCGGCAGGCGCCTCGGTGCCGCTGGACACGGCCGTGGCATTTGTCGCCGCGACCCCGGCGCCGCTTGCCATGCTGCCGATCGAGGATGCGCTGGGGCTGGTGGAGCAGCCCAACCTGCCCGGCACTATCGATAGTCATCCGAACTGGCGTCGCCGCCTGCCACTCCCGGTGGAGAAGGTGCTGGACGAGCCGCAGGTGGCAAGCCGCCTGGCGATCCTGAACAAGACCCGGACCTGCAAGGAAAAACCGTGA
- a CDS encoding adenosylcobalamin-dependent ribonucleoside-diphosphate reductase codes for MHNLENAAIALAEPQEICQEVLLEKYAKGDETGIEQVLLRVATALAEVEAPKQRKKHADEFLWAMQHGFIPAGRIGSAAGTGLQTTLINCFVQPVGDSITEAVGGKPGIYTALAQAAETMRRGGGVGYNFSAIRPKGARVKGTGSSASGPISYMKVFDRSCETVESAGARRGAQMAVLNIDHPDICDFITVKQERGQLNNFNVSVGVTDEFMRAVEADARFELAHVAEPNEEIRKAGAFQRSDGKWVYRTVPAREVWDLIMKSTYAAAEPGVLYLDRIQQENNLSYCEVVEATNPCGEQPLPDYGCCCLGSLNLTAYVKSPFSDDAAFDYDLFARVTRIAVRMLDNVLTATRWPLEEQSREAAAKRRLGLGFTGLGDALIMLGVRYDSEQGRALADEVSKMLRDTAYEASGELARERKPFPLFDADKYLASGFASRLPEKLKNAIRAHGLRNSHLTSIAPTGTISLAFADNASNGIEPAFSWFYNRVKRMPDGSKKDYTVEDHAYRVYRALGHDVENLPEAFVSALEISAKDHMLMVAAVAPYIDAAISKTVNVPEDYPYDDFQDLYMEAWRKGLKGITTYRPNKILGAVLSVPTATSAPQPITLSEQDKRIVLTEIMHSPPLASLRWPSRPGLPAGAFAWISETIRTPQGDFAIAVSDKGGVPFEVWVLGGQPPRGLDAIAKTLSTDMRANDRGWLRKKLSMLSRCYGDSFEMPMPPNGQSVQVPSATAALARLVEWRYRQLGALESPEGDPTPVLDALFSPHEPKTGTDGTLAWVADVCNPATEDDFVLMLKELQMPDGSRRPYSMWLTGGHPRALDGLCKILSLDMRVIDPAWIGMKLRKLLNYAEPRGDFLARIPGSEKQASYPSTVAYIAQLVIHRYAMLGILTESGAPVQAMGVVTNEPAHPARTSPTMAGKLCRECGNTTVIRKDGCDFCTACGATGTCG; via the coding sequence ATGCATAACCTGGAAAACGCGGCAATTGCCCTCGCAGAGCCGCAGGAAATTTGCCAGGAGGTGCTGCTCGAAAAATATGCCAAAGGCGATGAAACCGGCATCGAGCAGGTATTGCTGCGGGTCGCCACCGCCCTGGCGGAGGTCGAGGCGCCGAAACAGCGCAAGAAACATGCGGATGAATTCCTCTGGGCCATGCAGCATGGCTTTATCCCGGCGGGCCGGATCGGTAGCGCCGCCGGGACCGGGTTGCAGACGACCCTGATCAACTGTTTCGTCCAGCCTGTAGGCGATTCGATTACCGAGGCAGTGGGAGGCAAACCCGGCATTTATACCGCGCTGGCCCAGGCGGCGGAAACCATGCGCCGCGGCGGCGGGGTCGGCTACAATTTTTCCGCGATTCGCCCCAAGGGCGCGCGCGTCAAGGGCACCGGCAGCAGCGCTTCCGGGCCGATTTCCTACATGAAGGTGTTCGACCGCTCGTGCGAAACGGTGGAATCGGCGGGCGCCCGCCGCGGCGCGCAAATGGCCGTGCTGAATATAGACCATCCGGATATCTGCGACTTCATCACCGTCAAGCAGGAACGGGGCCAGCTGAACAATTTCAATGTTTCGGTCGGTGTCACGGACGAATTCATGCGCGCCGTGGAAGCCGATGCCCGCTTCGAGCTGGCGCATGTGGCCGAGCCGAACGAAGAAATCCGCAAGGCAGGCGCCTTCCAGCGCAGCGATGGCAAATGGGTTTACCGCACTGTGCCCGCGCGTGAGGTCTGGGACCTGATCATGAAAAGCACCTACGCGGCGGCCGAGCCCGGCGTGCTATACCTGGACCGCATTCAGCAGGAAAACAACCTGTCCTATTGCGAAGTGGTGGAAGCCACCAATCCCTGCGGCGAGCAGCCCTTGCCTGATTACGGCTGCTGCTGCCTTGGCAGCCTGAACCTGACAGCCTATGTCAAATCCCCGTTCTCGGACGACGCTGCATTTGACTACGACCTGTTTGCCCGCGTCACCCGCATTGCCGTGCGCATGCTGGACAACGTGCTGACGGCGACCCGTTGGCCGCTTGAAGAACAGTCCCGTGAAGCTGCCGCCAAGCGCCGCCTTGGCCTGGGATTTACCGGCCTGGGCGATGCATTGATCATGCTGGGCGTGCGTTACGATTCCGAGCAGGGGCGTGCGCTGGCCGATGAAGTGTCAAAAATGCTGCGCGACACGGCGTATGAGGCATCGGGCGAACTGGCGCGCGAACGCAAGCCGTTCCCCCTGTTCGACGCCGACAAATACCTGGCCTCGGGCTTTGCCTCGCGCCTGCCGGAAAAGCTCAAGAACGCGATCCGCGCCCATGGCCTGCGCAATTCCCACCTGACCTCGATTGCACCGACCGGGACGATTTCGCTGGCCTTTGCCGACAACGCCTCGAACGGTATCGAACCGGCATTTTCCTGGTTTTACAACCGCGTCAAGCGCATGCCCGATGGCAGCAAGAAGGATTACACTGTAGAAGACCATGCGTATCGCGTCTACCGGGCGCTTGGCCATGACGTGGAAAACCTGCCGGAAGCATTCGTCTCGGCGCTGGAAATCTCTGCCAAGGATCACATGCTGATGGTGGCGGCGGTGGCGCCGTATATCGATGCGGCGATTTCCAAGACCGTCAATGTGCCGGAAGATTATCCTTATGACGATTTCCAGGACCTGTACATGGAAGCCTGGCGCAAGGGCTTGAAAGGCATCACGACCTACCGCCCGAACAAGATTCTCGGCGCCGTGCTGTCGGTGCCGACGGCGACCAGCGCGCCGCAGCCGATCACGCTCTCCGAGCAGGACAAACGGATCGTGCTGACCGAAATCATGCATTCCCCGCCGCTGGCGTCCCTGCGCTGGCCGTCGCGCCCAGGCTTGCCTGCTGGCGCTTTCGCCTGGATCAGCGAAACCATTCGCACACCGCAAGGCGATTTCGCGATTGCCGTGTCCGACAAGGGCGGGGTGCCGTTCGAGGTATGGGTACTGGGCGGGCAGCCGCCGCGCGGACTGGATGCCATCGCCAAGACCCTGTCCACCGATATGCGCGCCAACGACCGCGGCTGGCTACGCAAGAAGCTTTCGATGCTCTCCAGGTGCTATGGCGATTCGTTCGAGATGCCGATGCCGCCGAATGGCCAAAGCGTACAGGTGCCCAGCGCTACTGCGGCGCTGGCCAGGCTGGTCGAATGGCGCTACCGGCAACTGGGCGCGCTGGAAAGCCCGGAGGGCGACCCCACGCCGGTGCTCGATGCGCTATTTTCGCCGCACGAGCCCAAGACGGGTACCGATGGCACGCTGGCCTGGGTTGCGGATGTCTGCAACCCTGCAACGGAAGACGATTTCGTATTGATGCTCAAGGAGCTGCAAATGCCTGACGGCAGCCGCCGGCCCTACAGCATGTGGCTGACCGGCGGCCATCCGCGCGCACTCGACGGCTTGTGCAAGATCCTGAGCCTGGACATGCGGGTCATCGATCCCGCCTGGATCGGCATGAAATTACGCAAATTGCTCAATTATGCTGAGCCGCGCGGCGACTTCCTTGCCCGCATTCCTGGCAGCGAGAAGCAAGCCAGCTATCCATCCACGGTGGCCTATATTGCCCAGCTGGTGATTCACCGGTACGCCATGCTCGGCATCCTGACGGAATCCGGCGCGCCGGTGCAAGCCATGGGTGTCGTGACGAATGAACCGGCGCATCCCGCCAGGACCAGTCCCACCATGGCGGGAAAGCTTTGTCGCGAATGTGGCAACACGACGGTGATCCGCAAGGACGGCTGTGATTTTTGTACGGCCTGTGGGGCAACGGGCACGTGCGGCTGA